Proteins from a single region of Vulgatibacter sp.:
- a CDS encoding ATP-dependent DNA helicase, whose protein sequence is MSEEIDPIAQVLGRGGLLARAIGAYEERPQQLAMARQVLDALEADRYLLAEAGTGTGKTLAYLLPALLAGKRVVISTATKTLQEQIYFKDIPLLAGALGVEIRAAYMKGRSNYLCKQRFEEFSKEPKFAVREEGLLWAEIEGWAASTESGDRAELALPENFSAWRELSSTAETCTGQRCPYYEDCFVTQMRRKAQEAEVIVVNHHLFFADLSLRTRGGEEESGVEVIPRYDAAIFDEAHALEEIATDYFGVQVSSWRFEELVRDGTRAAGKVPSLAPLIVPLLGAVEGRAAGFFSAVEAATGLLRGTGRGRESRDATVRLAAGALQGCMQEQGELLHALRELSENASGAADAPDLEAIARRALTIADDLSFVTDACDDGPYVHFVERRGRGLFLRAAPIEIADELARRLYTRLGSAVFTSATLAVGGRFDYVRRRLGLVSAEGEPRVALAELQVGSPFDYRTQAALYLPTHLPEANAPDFIDAATVELEKLFAITGGRAFALFTSVRNMHRAWELLERRLPYRVLLQGQLPKAQLIEKFQEVPSVLFATASFWEGVDVPGEALSLVVMDKLPFASPGDPVVAARIDALRNAGNDAFGTYQVPQAAIALRQGFGRLVRTRNDRGIVAMLDRRIVTRGYGRQFLRSLPDCPKFGKIEHVERWWDADSETPR, encoded by the coding sequence ATGAGCGAGGAGATCGATCCGATCGCGCAGGTGCTCGGCCGCGGGGGCCTCCTCGCCCGGGCGATCGGCGCCTACGAGGAGCGGCCGCAGCAGCTCGCCATGGCGCGGCAGGTGCTCGATGCGCTGGAGGCGGATCGCTACCTCCTCGCCGAGGCGGGCACCGGCACCGGCAAGACGCTGGCCTACCTGCTGCCGGCGCTGCTCGCGGGCAAGCGGGTGGTGATCTCCACCGCCACCAAGACCCTGCAGGAGCAGATCTACTTCAAGGACATCCCGCTGCTGGCGGGCGCCCTCGGGGTGGAGATCCGCGCGGCCTACATGAAGGGCCGCTCCAACTACCTCTGCAAGCAGCGCTTCGAGGAGTTCTCGAAGGAGCCCAAATTCGCGGTGCGCGAGGAGGGGCTGCTCTGGGCGGAGATCGAGGGATGGGCCGCCTCCACCGAGAGCGGCGACCGGGCCGAGCTGGCGCTGCCGGAGAATTTCTCCGCCTGGCGCGAGCTCTCCTCCACCGCCGAGACCTGCACCGGCCAGCGCTGCCCCTACTACGAGGATTGCTTCGTCACCCAGATGCGGCGCAAGGCGCAGGAGGCGGAGGTGATCGTGGTCAACCACCACCTCTTCTTCGCCGACTTGAGCCTGCGCACCCGCGGCGGCGAGGAGGAGAGCGGGGTGGAGGTGATCCCCCGCTACGACGCCGCGATCTTCGACGAGGCCCACGCGCTCGAAGAAATCGCCACCGACTATTTCGGCGTGCAGGTCTCCTCGTGGCGTTTCGAGGAGCTGGTCCGCGACGGCACCCGCGCCGCGGGCAAGGTGCCCTCGCTGGCGCCGCTCATCGTGCCGCTCCTCGGCGCCGTAGAGGGCAGGGCCGCCGGCTTCTTCTCCGCGGTCGAAGCGGCGACCGGTTTGCTGCGCGGCACCGGCCGCGGGCGCGAGTCCCGCGACGCCACGGTGCGCCTCGCAGCCGGCGCGCTGCAGGGCTGCATGCAGGAGCAGGGCGAGTTGCTCCACGCGCTGCGCGAGCTCTCCGAGAACGCCTCCGGCGCAGCGGATGCGCCGGATCTCGAGGCGATCGCGCGGCGGGCCCTCACCATCGCCGACGATCTCTCCTTCGTCACCGACGCCTGTGACGACGGCCCCTACGTGCACTTCGTCGAGCGGCGCGGGCGCGGCCTCTTCCTGCGGGCGGCGCCGATCGAGATCGCCGACGAGCTGGCGCGCCGGCTCTACACGCGCCTCGGCTCGGCGGTCTTCACCTCGGCGACGCTCGCCGTCGGCGGCCGCTTCGACTACGTGCGCCGCCGCCTCGGCCTCGTCTCCGCGGAGGGCGAGCCGCGGGTGGCGCTGGCGGAGCTCCAGGTGGGCTCGCCCTTCGACTACCGGACGCAGGCGGCGCTCTACCTGCCCACCCATCTGCCCGAGGCCAACGCGCCGGACTTCATCGACGCTGCCACGGTGGAGCTCGAGAAGCTCTTCGCCATCACCGGCGGCAGGGCCTTCGCCCTCTTCACCTCGGTGCGCAACATGCACCGGGCCTGGGAGCTGCTCGAGCGGCGCCTGCCCTACCGCGTGCTCCTGCAGGGCCAGCTGCCCAAGGCGCAGCTGATCGAGAAATTCCAGGAGGTGCCGAGCGTGCTCTTCGCCACGGCCTCCTTCTGGGAGGGCGTCGACGTGCCGGGTGAGGCGCTGTCCCTCGTGGTGATGGACAAACTCCCCTTCGCCAGCCCCGGCGATCCGGTGGTGGCGGCGCGGATCGACGCGCTCCGCAACGCAGGCAACGACGCCTTCGGCACCTACCAGGTGCCGCAGGCGGCCATCGCGCTGCGCCAGGGCTTCGGCAGGCTGGTGCGCACGAGGAACGATCGCGGCATCGTCGCCATGCTCGACCGCCGCATCGTCACCCGCGGCTACGGCAGGCAATTCCTGCGCTCGCTCCCCGACTGCCCGAAGTTCGGCAAAATCGAGCACGTCGAGCGGTGGTGGGATGCGGATTCGGAAACGCCCAGGTGA
- a CDS encoding site-2 protease family protein, whose translation METRQPYELAAAPARPFPVWNVVLFGATILTTLTAGADFAVGGGWTQEPADLAGYVRAGVPFSLSLLAILVAHEMGHFVAARLHRVEASWPWFIPVPFAIGTMGAVIRMRGRIRSRNALIDIGASGPLAGAVVAIPVLVYGISLSSIGEIAVEPNFLFGNLSLVKLLGWLFSGEAPFQGLGAVMEPQPLLYVLVKKLLFGVGPAQDVFVHPVAYAGVIGLFVTALNLVPIGQLDGGHVAYAVLGRKAERVGRAFGVVLVVMALLSSFSWLVWYLLASRFVKYGHPPVDDEAEPLSRGRKLVVAATVLLFLLTLTPVAADVL comes from the coding sequence ATGGAGACGCGGCAGCCGTACGAGCTCGCAGCCGCACCGGCCCGCCCGTTTCCGGTCTGGAACGTGGTGCTCTTCGGCGCCACGATCCTCACCACCCTCACCGCCGGCGCCGACTTCGCCGTCGGCGGCGGCTGGACGCAGGAGCCCGCCGATCTCGCGGGCTACGTGCGGGCCGGCGTTCCCTTCTCGCTCAGCCTGCTCGCGATCCTCGTCGCCCACGAGATGGGCCACTTCGTCGCGGCGCGGCTCCACCGGGTCGAGGCCTCCTGGCCCTGGTTCATCCCGGTGCCCTTCGCCATCGGCACCATGGGCGCGGTGATCCGGATGCGCGGCAGGATCCGGAGCCGCAACGCGCTCATCGACATCGGCGCCTCGGGCCCGCTCGCCGGGGCGGTGGTGGCGATCCCGGTGCTGGTCTACGGCATCTCGCTCTCCTCCATCGGCGAGATCGCGGTGGAGCCCAACTTCCTCTTCGGCAACCTCTCGCTCGTGAAGCTCCTCGGCTGGCTCTTCAGCGGCGAGGCGCCGTTCCAGGGGCTGGGCGCGGTGATGGAGCCGCAGCCGCTCCTCTACGTGCTGGTGAAGAAGCTCCTCTTCGGCGTCGGGCCGGCCCAGGACGTCTTCGTCCACCCGGTGGCCTACGCCGGGGTGATCGGCCTCTTCGTCACCGCCCTGAACCTCGTGCCCATCGGCCAGCTCGACGGCGGCCACGTCGCCTACGCGGTGCTGGGGCGCAAGGCCGAGCGCGTCGGCCGCGCCTTCGGCGTCGTGCTCGTGGTGATGGCGCTCCTCTCCAGTTTCAGCTGGCTGGTGTGGTATCTGCTCGCCTCGCGCTTCGTGAAATACGGCCACCCGCCGGTGGACGACGAGGCGGAGCCGCTCTCCCGCGGGCGGAAGCTGGTGGTGGCGGCGACGGTCCTGCTCTTCCTTCTCACCCTCACGCCGGTCGCAGCCGACGTGCTGTAG
- a CDS encoding penicillin-binding protein activator: MSILARLLLAAFLLTLLAGCPPRAVLVDGRTMSVEEAARYELENARAKEAAGDYVGAAELYETLARRYPDSVEADEALFAAGGAWEKAEQPMRARAAYELLTTRYPHSDKYPQARTRIGKLGGDRDEALARAAAEYQALPEAQKYPAAVKYAAQAEEAGNGIEAYTWRAEALAVAPDLRRRSEAEAELRRVLDALAPMDLERIQVEPSVPAAPFVDWRRTQLHQEERDWDALEESLAAFAQTHPSHPLAVEARELLQKIERRGEVAPEKIGVILPLSGPYKVYGAQLRAGIEHALQGSRVQVVFRDTRGEAEGATLAVERLLYEDHVMAVVGGVITAEAQAAAVAADELGLPYVSFSRTEDFTAQSEWVFQSMLTNGAIADALVEFAMGVRGMSRFAVLHPEIQYGEEMRDLFWQRVEERGGEVKGVESYAQETTTFSEPIKSLVQRQNVVDRAEYQRKLRELRAKGITDARKRRNALEKIKASVSPVIEFEALFVPDHWKTVALVAPALAFEDVITNWCDKNDIDRIQRTTGHKVKPVMLLGGNTWNHRDLPARAGKYINCSVFVDGFHAGSSRPETVRFVESFQAREGRMPGLLEAYGHEAAGVVRAVIEQQRPVSRRAFQEAVLGVQGMSGPMGPISVTENRQIVHPLYLLTVDRGTIREADPTRPDGAL; this comes from the coding sequence ATGAGCATTCTCGCCCGTCTGCTGCTCGCCGCCTTCCTGCTCACCCTCCTCGCCGGCTGTCCGCCCCGCGCCGTCCTCGTCGACGGACGGACGATGAGCGTCGAGGAGGCCGCCCGCTACGAGCTCGAGAACGCCCGGGCGAAGGAGGCCGCCGGCGACTACGTCGGCGCCGCCGAGCTCTACGAGACGCTGGCCCGCCGCTACCCCGACTCCGTCGAGGCGGACGAGGCGCTCTTCGCCGCAGGCGGCGCCTGGGAGAAGGCCGAGCAGCCGATGCGGGCCCGCGCCGCCTACGAGCTGCTCACCACCCGCTACCCGCACTCGGACAAATACCCGCAGGCCCGCACCCGGATCGGCAAGCTCGGCGGCGATCGCGACGAGGCCCTCGCCCGCGCAGCGGCGGAGTACCAGGCGCTGCCCGAGGCGCAGAAATACCCGGCGGCGGTGAAGTACGCGGCGCAGGCCGAGGAGGCGGGCAACGGCATCGAGGCCTACACCTGGCGGGCGGAGGCCCTGGCCGTGGCCCCGGATCTCCGCCGCCGCAGCGAGGCGGAGGCCGAGCTCCGCCGCGTCCTCGACGCCCTGGCGCCGATGGATCTCGAGCGGATCCAGGTCGAGCCGAGCGTCCCGGCCGCTCCCTTCGTCGACTGGCGCCGCACCCAGCTCCACCAGGAGGAGCGGGATTGGGACGCCCTCGAGGAGAGCCTCGCCGCCTTCGCCCAGACCCATCCCAGCCACCCGCTGGCGGTGGAGGCGCGGGAGCTGCTCCAGAAGATCGAGCGCCGCGGCGAGGTGGCCCCCGAGAAGATCGGCGTGATTCTCCCGCTCTCCGGCCCCTACAAGGTCTACGGCGCGCAGCTCCGCGCCGGCATCGAGCACGCGCTGCAGGGCTCGCGCGTGCAGGTCGTCTTCCGCGACACCCGCGGCGAGGCGGAGGGCGCCACCCTCGCGGTGGAGCGCCTGCTCTACGAGGACCACGTGATGGCGGTGGTCGGCGGCGTGATCACCGCCGAGGCCCAGGCAGCAGCGGTGGCAGCCGACGAGCTCGGCCTGCCCTACGTCTCCTTCTCGCGCACCGAGGATTTCACCGCGCAGTCGGAGTGGGTCTTTCAGTCGATGCTCACCAACGGCGCCATCGCCGACGCGCTGGTCGAGTTCGCCATGGGCGTCCGGGGGATGAGCCGCTTCGCCGTACTCCACCCGGAGATCCAGTACGGCGAGGAGATGCGCGACCTCTTCTGGCAGCGCGTCGAGGAGCGGGGCGGCGAGGTGAAGGGCGTCGAGAGCTACGCCCAGGAGACCACCACCTTCTCCGAGCCGATCAAGTCGCTGGTGCAGCGCCAGAACGTCGTCGATCGCGCCGAGTACCAGCGCAAGCTCCGGGAGCTCCGCGCGAAGGGAATCACGGACGCCCGCAAGCGCCGCAACGCCCTCGAGAAGATCAAGGCGAGCGTGAGCCCGGTGATCGAGTTCGAGGCGCTCTTCGTCCCCGATCACTGGAAGACCGTGGCGCTGGTCGCACCGGCACTCGCGTTCGAGGACGTGATCACCAACTGGTGCGACAAGAACGACATCGATCGGATCCAGAGGACCACCGGCCACAAGGTGAAGCCGGTGATGCTGCTCGGCGGCAATACCTGGAACCACCGCGACCTGCCTGCCCGCGCCGGCAAGTACATCAACTGCTCGGTCTTCGTGGACGGCTTCCACGCGGGCTCCTCCCGCCCGGAGACGGTGCGCTTCGTCGAGTCCTTCCAGGCCCGCGAGGGACGGATGCCCGGCCTGCTCGAGGCCTATGGCCACGAGGCCGCCGGGGTGGTCCGCGCGGTGATCGAGCAGCAGCGCCCCGTGAGCCGCCGAGCCTTCCAGGAGGCGGTGCTCGGGGTGCAGGGGATGTCCGGTCCGATGGGCCCGATCTCGGTGACCGAGAACCGGCAGATCGTCCACCCGCTCTACCTGCTCACCGTCGATCGCGGCACCATCCGCGAGGCCGATCCCACCAGGCCCGACGGCGCGCTCTAA
- the dnaJ gene encoding molecular chaperone DnaJ: MKRDYYEVLGVAKTASAQEIKTAYRKLALQYHPDKNPGNHEAEEKFKEASEAYACLSDPDKKAKYDRFGHAGNPFGEGFGGFGGGAAGVNINDIFGDIFGDIFGAPRGRGRGGRGRGADLRVEKELTFQEAAFGTTIELEFERNQHCDTCSGSGAKPGTKPQTCGTCGGSGAQRFTQGFFSVSRPCPTCGGEGKVIPDPCTNCRGRGVVAAPAKVKVPVPPGVDTGTRLKVSGEGEQGQHGAPAGDLYVVFRVQEHPIFIREDTEIICEIPISFTQAALGSTIDVPTLDGKVKMKIPQGTQSGKVFRLRGKGVPAINGYGRGDQHVRVVVETPTDLSKKQRELLEEFATLAGEDVHPQSKTFLDKVKQIFG; encoded by the coding sequence TTGAAGCGCGACTATTACGAAGTCCTGGGTGTAGCGAAGACCGCCTCCGCCCAGGAGATCAAGACCGCGTACCGCAAGCTCGCGCTGCAGTACCACCCGGACAAGAACCCCGGGAACCACGAGGCCGAGGAGAAGTTCAAGGAGGCCTCCGAGGCCTACGCCTGCCTCTCCGACCCGGACAAGAAGGCGAAGTACGACCGCTTCGGCCACGCCGGCAATCCCTTCGGCGAGGGCTTCGGCGGCTTCGGTGGCGGCGCCGCCGGCGTCAACATCAACGACATCTTCGGCGACATCTTCGGGGACATCTTCGGCGCCCCGCGGGGCCGGGGCCGGGGCGGCCGCGGGCGCGGCGCCGACCTCCGGGTGGAGAAGGAGCTGACCTTCCAGGAGGCGGCCTTCGGCACCACCATCGAGCTGGAGTTCGAGCGCAACCAGCACTGCGACACCTGCAGCGGCTCGGGCGCCAAGCCCGGCACCAAGCCCCAGACCTGCGGCACCTGCGGCGGCTCCGGCGCCCAGCGCTTCACCCAGGGCTTCTTCTCCGTCTCGCGCCCCTGCCCCACCTGCGGCGGCGAGGGCAAGGTGATCCCCGATCCCTGCACCAACTGCCGCGGCCGCGGCGTGGTGGCGGCGCCGGCGAAGGTGAAGGTCCCCGTTCCCCCCGGCGTCGACACCGGCACCAGGCTCAAGGTCTCCGGCGAGGGCGAGCAGGGGCAGCACGGCGCGCCGGCAGGTGATCTCTACGTGGTCTTCCGGGTGCAGGAGCACCCGATCTTCATCCGCGAGGACACCGAGATCATCTGCGAGATCCCGATCTCCTTCACCCAGGCGGCGCTCGGCTCGACCATCGACGTGCCCACCCTCGACGGCAAGGTGAAGATGAAGATCCCCCAGGGCACGCAGTCGGGGAAGGTCTTCCGCCTCCGCGGCAAGGGCGTCCCGGCGATCAACGGCTACGGCCGCGGCGACCAGCACGTGCGCGTGGTGGTCGAGACCCCGACCGATCTCTCCAAGAAGCAGCGGGAGCTCCTCGAGGAGTTCGCCACGCTGGCCGGCGAGGACGTGCACCCGCAGTCGAAGACCTTCCTCGACAAGGTGAAGCAGATCTTCGGCTGA
- the pyrF gene encoding orotidine-5'-phosphate decarboxylase, giving the protein MSFVDRLHERMARLNTRLCVGLDPRPEWHPAGVDLWTHCSSVLEACAEYACAVKPQVAFFEAQGLAGMETLHRVLQLAKALEIPAIIDAKRGDIGSTAEAYANAWLRGENGGSALTVAPYMGRDTIQPFLDAAKEEGGALFCLVKTSNPGAGDLQDLPTPEGTVAQWVAGWTRAFNGEGEGYGPVGAVVGATRPSELALFRSLMPRSVLLLPGVGAQGGKPADLAPAFHEGGRGAVVAASRAVEYASRGQDYAEAAARSARDLRDAINAAIGC; this is encoded by the coding sequence ATGAGCTTTGTCGACAGGCTGCACGAGAGGATGGCGCGGCTGAACACGCGCCTTTGCGTTGGCCTCGATCCCCGGCCCGAGTGGCATCCCGCGGGCGTCGATCTCTGGACCCACTGCAGCAGCGTGCTCGAGGCCTGCGCCGAGTACGCCTGTGCGGTGAAGCCCCAGGTCGCCTTTTTCGAGGCGCAGGGGCTTGCCGGGATGGAGACGCTCCACCGGGTGCTGCAGCTGGCGAAGGCCCTCGAGATCCCCGCGATCATCGACGCCAAGCGCGGCGACATCGGCTCCACCGCCGAGGCCTACGCGAACGCCTGGCTCCGGGGCGAGAACGGGGGCAGCGCGCTCACCGTGGCGCCGTACATGGGCCGGGACACGATCCAGCCCTTCCTCGACGCGGCGAAGGAGGAGGGCGGCGCCCTCTTCTGCCTGGTGAAGACGAGCAACCCGGGGGCAGGGGATCTGCAGGATCTGCCCACGCCCGAGGGCACGGTGGCCCAGTGGGTGGCGGGCTGGACCCGGGCGTTCAACGGCGAGGGCGAGGGCTACGGCCCGGTGGGCGCGGTGGTCGGCGCCACCAGGCCCTCCGAGCTGGCGCTCTTCCGCTCGCTGATGCCGCGCTCGGTCCTTCTCCTGCCGGGCGTCGGGGCCCAGGGCGGCAAGCCCGCGGACCTTGCGCCCGCCTTCCACGAGGGCGGCCGGGGCGCCGTGGTTGCGGCGAGCCGCGCGGTCGAATACGCCTCCCGCGGGCAGGACTACGCCGAGGCAGCGGCGCGTTCTGCACGGGACCTGCGTGACGCGATCAACGCAGCCATCGGCTGCTGA
- the dnaK gene encoding molecular chaperone DnaK: protein MAKVIGIDLGTTNSCVAVLEGGDPVVIPNSEGSRTTPSMVAFAENGERLVGQIAKRQAITNPDATIYGVKRLIGRKYQTHEVQRSLGLLPFGVLPADNGDAWVDVRGKKMAPAEISAQVLSRMKQTAEDYVGEEVTEAVITVPAYFDDAQRQATKDAGRVAGLNVLRIINEPTAAALAYGLDKQKDGKSERIAVYDLGGGTFDISILELNQGVFEVKATNGDTFLGGEDFDNRIIDWLAERFAAQHGTDLRKDRMALQRLKEAAERAKHELSSAHETEVNLPFITADATGPKHLTDTLDRDTLEQLCAELIDRTLEPCKVALQDAGVTARQIDQVILVGGMTRMPKVQEKVRGFFGRDPHKGVNPDEVVAIGASIQGAVLTGDVKDVLLLDVTPLSLGVETAGGVYTKIIDKNTTIPAKKGQVFSTAQDNQPIVSVHVLQGEREMAADNKTLARFELVGIPPAPRGVPQIEVTFDIDANGIVHVAAKDLGTGKQQTIRILASSGMTEEEIQRMIKDAEEHRGDDEQKKAVADAKNTADGLIYTTEKSLEEYASMLQPKDVEEIKGDVTALKAVLPTNDLERIKEAVARLEGSAYRIAETIYNQSAG, encoded by the coding sequence ATGGCCAAGGTCATCGGGATCGATCTCGGAACCACCAACTCCTGCGTCGCCGTCCTCGAGGGCGGTGATCCGGTGGTGATCCCCAACTCCGAGGGCAGCCGCACCACCCCGTCGATGGTGGCCTTCGCCGAGAACGGCGAGCGGCTCGTGGGGCAGATCGCCAAACGCCAGGCGATCACCAACCCCGACGCCACCATCTACGGCGTGAAGCGCCTCATCGGCCGCAAATACCAGACGCACGAGGTGCAGCGGAGCCTGGGGCTGCTGCCCTTCGGCGTGCTGCCTGCAGACAACGGCGACGCCTGGGTCGACGTCCGCGGCAAGAAGATGGCCCCCGCCGAGATCTCGGCGCAGGTGCTCTCGCGGATGAAGCAGACCGCCGAGGACTACGTGGGTGAGGAGGTCACCGAAGCGGTGATCACCGTCCCCGCCTACTTCGACGACGCCCAGCGCCAGGCCACCAAGGACGCGGGCCGCGTCGCGGGCCTGAACGTCCTGCGCATCATCAACGAGCCCACCGCTGCGGCGCTGGCCTACGGCCTCGACAAGCAGAAGGACGGCAAGAGCGAGCGCATCGCGGTCTACGATCTCGGCGGCGGCACCTTCGACATCTCGATCCTCGAGCTGAACCAGGGCGTCTTCGAGGTGAAGGCCACCAACGGCGACACCTTCCTCGGTGGCGAGGACTTCGACAACCGGATCATCGACTGGCTCGCGGAGCGCTTCGCGGCGCAGCACGGCACCGACCTGCGCAAGGATCGGATGGCGCTGCAGCGGCTGAAAGAAGCGGCGGAGCGCGCCAAGCACGAGCTCTCCTCGGCCCACGAGACCGAGGTGAACCTCCCCTTCATCACCGCCGACGCCACCGGCCCCAAGCACCTCACCGACACCCTCGACCGCGACACCCTCGAGCAGCTCTGCGCCGAGCTCATCGACCGGACCCTGGAGCCGTGCAAGGTCGCGCTCCAGGACGCCGGCGTCACCGCCCGGCAGATCGATCAGGTGATCCTGGTCGGCGGCATGACCCGCATGCCGAAGGTGCAGGAGAAGGTCCGCGGCTTCTTCGGCAGGGATCCGCACAAGGGCGTCAATCCCGACGAGGTGGTGGCGATCGGCGCGTCGATCCAGGGCGCGGTCCTCACCGGCGACGTGAAGGACGTGCTGCTCCTCGACGTGACCCCGCTCTCGCTGGGCGTCGAGACCGCCGGCGGCGTCTACACGAAGATCATCGACAAGAACACGACCATCCCCGCGAAGAAGGGGCAGGTCTTCTCCACCGCGCAGGACAACCAGCCGATCGTGTCCGTGCACGTGCTCCAGGGCGAGCGCGAGATGGCGGCGGACAACAAGACGCTGGCCCGCTTCGAGCTGGTGGGCATTCCGCCTGCGCCCCGCGGCGTGCCGCAGATCGAGGTCACCTTCGACATCGACGCCAACGGCATCGTGCACGTGGCGGCGAAGGATCTCGGCACCGGCAAGCAGCAGACCATCCGCATCCTCGCCTCCTCCGGCATGACCGAGGAGGAGATCCAGCGGATGATCAAGGACGCCGAGGAGCACCGCGGCGACGACGAGCAGAAGAAGGCCGTGGCCGACGCGAAGAACACCGCCGACGGCCTGATCTACACGACCGAGAAGAGCCTCGAGGAGTACGCCTCGATGCTCCAGCCGAAGGACGTCGAGGAGATCAAGGGCGACGTGACGGCGCTCAAGGCGGTGCTGCCGACCAACGACCTCGAGCGGATCAAGGAAGCGGTGGCGCGCCTCGAGGGCAGCGCCTACCGCATCGCCGAGACGATCTACAACCAGTCGGCGGGCTGA
- the grpE gene encoding nucleotide exchange factor GrpE: MSQSETPPKNAFQVDISEDAIAEALRAVEGGSTTTGVENTLEIEVEEDVVAAAGEGDEALRAELDLKEQLLEESAKRTQQLMQRLQEANDLRLRAVADLENYKKRAAREREELQKFGIEKLLSELIPVLDNFDRALEASAGGGDLNSFAEGVRMNRRLFEETLGKFGVKGFSAVGELFDPRFHEAIQQVESTEHAANVVVRELVRGYQLHERLVRPAMVVVSSGPGPEAAAAPSGEETQN; the protein is encoded by the coding sequence ATGTCCCAGTCCGAGACCCCGCCGAAGAACGCCTTCCAGGTCGACATCAGCGAGGACGCCATCGCCGAGGCGCTCCGCGCCGTCGAGGGTGGCTCCACGACCACCGGCGTCGAGAACACCCTCGAGATCGAGGTCGAGGAAGACGTCGTCGCAGCAGCGGGCGAAGGCGACGAGGCGCTGCGCGCCGAGCTCGATCTCAAGGAGCAGCTCCTCGAGGAGTCGGCGAAGCGCACGCAGCAGCTGATGCAGCGCCTGCAGGAGGCCAACGACCTGCGCCTGCGCGCGGTGGCCGACCTCGAGAACTACAAGAAGCGGGCGGCGCGGGAGCGCGAGGAGCTGCAGAAGTTCGGGATCGAGAAGCTCCTCTCCGAGCTCATCCCCGTCCTCGACAATTTCGACCGGGCCCTCGAGGCTTCCGCCGGCGGCGGCGACCTCAACTCCTTCGCCGAGGGGGTGCGGATGAACCGCCGCCTCTTCGAGGAGACCCTGGGCAAGTTCGGGGTGAAGGGCTTCTCGGCGGTGGGCGAGCTCTTCGACCCGCGCTTCCACGAGGCGATCCAGCAGGTGGAGAGCACCGAGCACGCAGCCAACGTGGTGGTGCGGGAGCTGGTGCGGGGGTACCAGCTCCACGAGCGGCTCGTCCGCCCGGCGATGGTGGTCGTCTCCAGCGGGCCCGGCCCCGAGGCCGCCGCTGCTCCTTCCGGGGAAGAAACGCAGAATTGA